One stretch of Vulpes lagopus strain Blue_001 chromosome 12, ASM1834538v1, whole genome shotgun sequence DNA includes these proteins:
- the EME1 gene encoding crossover junction endonuclease EME1 isoform X2 has translation MALKRSSLSLDSSESDSEELPTFAFLRKEPSSTKRRQPQREEKIVVVDTSDSEASCPPSPRLKDAPPTPDTAEPVTQTEPVRVLSSGSEDEEEILPLAQRLMCKFLACKQLSPEDSSSPVKRVWDHQNNEGALCDWKKQSFPKVPDVPLHDTSERHASNNKDPAGDNPCHQLLAFKASCPIQNSSLTITETNAEVLPLQKRTKRSPKVRRRGSQGCQPRGPASQKENTVRQQEKKKAAARVNRVKAQRPKECLKHIVVGLDPVLLQTEGGGQLLEALQAMECRCVIEAQAMPRSITWRRRAEPAEDGEEDWVEEPVVLALLPAEAFVSMVYNFKQGSLGDAEKGKETLRSFVTDATARTAGKALSLVIVDQKKCFSSSVPNPPRRRKQGAANREQAKEKQQGQPEANAGRTVSRVDVEEALVDLQLYTQAQARIVQSWKELADFACAFTKAVAEAPFKKFRDQTSFSFCLESDWAGGAKVDRAGRGLAQVWRRQIQQLNRVSLEMASAIVDTYPSPQLLVQAYRRCLLEQERQNLLADIQVRRGEGVTSTCRRIGPELSRRIYLQMTTLQPNLSLDTAD, from the exons ATGGCTCTAAAGAGGTCCTCACTCTCACTGGATTCTAGTGAGAGTGACTCTGAAGAGTTGCCAACATTTGCCTTCCTGAGAAAGGAACCCTCTTCAACAAAGAGGAGACagccacagagggaggagaagattGTTGTGGTTGACACCTCAGATTCTGAGGCCTCCTGTCCTCCATCACCACGGTTGAAAGATGCACCACCCACCCCAGACACAGCTGAACCTGTCACACAGACAGAGCCTGTCAGGGTGCTAAGCAGTGGAAGTGAGGATGAAGAAGAAATCCTTCCCCTGGCTCAGAGGCTTATGTGTAAGTTTCTGGCCTGCAAGCAGCTGAGCCCTGAGGATTCTAGTTCTCCGGTTAAAAGGGTATGGGATCATCAAAATAATGAAGGAGCATTGTGTGACTGGAAAAAACAATCCTTTCCAAAGGTCCCTGATGTTCCCCTCCATGACACCTCAGAGAGACATGCATCAAATAACAAGGACCCTGCAGGAGATAATCCATGCCATCAGCTTCTAGCCTTTAAAGCTTCCTGTCCTATCCAGAACAGCAGCTTGACTATAACTGAAACAAATGCTGAGGTCCTCCCACTTCAGAAGAGAACCAAGCGTAGCCCGAAGGTCCGGAGGAGAGGCTCGCAGGGATGCCAGCCGCGGGGACCAGCGAGCCAGAAGGAAAACACTGTGAGACAAcaggagaagaagaaagcagcAGCACGGGTTAACAGGGTGAAAGCTCAGAGGCCTAAGGAATGCTTAAAGCACATCGTCGTTGGGCTGGATCCAG TGCTTTTGCAGACGGAAGGTGGAGGCCAGCTGCTCGAGGCACTGCAGGCCATGGAGTGCCGCTGTGTGATCGAGGCACAGGCCATGCCCCGGAGCATCACCTGGAGGAGAAGGGCCGAGCCAGCTGAG GATGGAGAGGAAGACTGGGTGGAGGAACCCGTGGTCCTGGCACTGCTCCCGGCAGAGGCATTCGTATCCATGGTCTACAACTTCAAGCAG GGAAGTCTGGGTGACgctgagaaggggaaggaaactCTGCGGAGCTTTGTCACTGACGCCACAGCAAGGACAGCTGGGAAAGCTCTGTCACTGGTGATTGTGGATCAGAAGAAGTGCTTCAG TTCCAGTGTTCCAAATCCTCCCAGAAGAAGGAAGCAGGGAGCGGCAAATAGAGAACAGgccaaggagaagcagcagggacaGCCAGAGGCCAATGCAGGGCGCACCGTGTCCAGAGTAGATGTGGAAGAG GCATTGGTGGATCTACAGCTGTACACACAAGCCCAGGCCCGAATTGTGCAGAGCTGGAAAGAGCTGGCCGACTTCGCATGCGCGTTTACAAAGGCGGTGGCCGAAGCGCCTTTCAA GAAGTTTCGAGATCAAACtagtttttccttctgcctggagaGTGACTGGGCTGGAGGGGCAAAGGTAGACCGTGCCGGCAGGGGGCTCGCGCAGGTCTGGAGGAGGCAGATTCAGCAGCTGAACCGAGTCAGCCTGGAAATGGCCAGTGCCATTGTGGACACCTATCCATCCCCCCAGCTTCTAGTCCAG GCTTATAGACGGTGTCTTTTGGAGCAAGAACGCCAGAATCTGCTTGCAGATATACAGGTGCGCCGTGGGGAAGGCGTGACATCCACCTGCCGCCGCATTGGACCAGAGCTATCCAGGCGGATCTACCTTCAGATGACCACCCTGCAGCCAAATCTCTCTTTAGACACTGCAGACTGA
- the EME1 gene encoding crossover junction endonuclease EME1 isoform X1 produces MALKRSSLSLDSSESDSEELPTFAFLRKEPSSTKRRQPQREEKIVVVDTSDSEASCPPSPRLKDAPPTPDTAEPVTQTEPVRVLSSGSEDEEEILPLAQRLMCKFLACKQLSPEDSSSPVKRVWDHQNNEGALCDWKKQSFPKVPDVPLHDTSERHASNNKDPAGDNPCHQLLAFKASCPIQNSSLTITETNAEVLPLQKRTKRSPKVRRRGSQGCQPRGPASQKENTVRQQEKKKAAARVNRVKAQRPKECLKHIVVGLDPVLLQTEGGGQLLEALQAMECRCVIEAQAMPRSITWRRRAEPAEVDGEEDWVEEPVVLALLPAEAFVSMVYNFKQGSLGDAEKGKETLRSFVTDATARTAGKALSLVIVDQKKCFSSSVPNPPRRRKQGAANREQAKEKQQGQPEANAGRTVSRVDVEEALVDLQLYTQAQARIVQSWKELADFACAFTKAVAEAPFKKFRDQTSFSFCLESDWAGGAKVDRAGRGLAQVWRRQIQQLNRVSLEMASAIVDTYPSPQLLVQAYRRCLLEQERQNLLADIQVRRGEGVTSTCRRIGPELSRRIYLQMTTLQPNLSLDTAD; encoded by the exons ATGGCTCTAAAGAGGTCCTCACTCTCACTGGATTCTAGTGAGAGTGACTCTGAAGAGTTGCCAACATTTGCCTTCCTGAGAAAGGAACCCTCTTCAACAAAGAGGAGACagccacagagggaggagaagattGTTGTGGTTGACACCTCAGATTCTGAGGCCTCCTGTCCTCCATCACCACGGTTGAAAGATGCACCACCCACCCCAGACACAGCTGAACCTGTCACACAGACAGAGCCTGTCAGGGTGCTAAGCAGTGGAAGTGAGGATGAAGAAGAAATCCTTCCCCTGGCTCAGAGGCTTATGTGTAAGTTTCTGGCCTGCAAGCAGCTGAGCCCTGAGGATTCTAGTTCTCCGGTTAAAAGGGTATGGGATCATCAAAATAATGAAGGAGCATTGTGTGACTGGAAAAAACAATCCTTTCCAAAGGTCCCTGATGTTCCCCTCCATGACACCTCAGAGAGACATGCATCAAATAACAAGGACCCTGCAGGAGATAATCCATGCCATCAGCTTCTAGCCTTTAAAGCTTCCTGTCCTATCCAGAACAGCAGCTTGACTATAACTGAAACAAATGCTGAGGTCCTCCCACTTCAGAAGAGAACCAAGCGTAGCCCGAAGGTCCGGAGGAGAGGCTCGCAGGGATGCCAGCCGCGGGGACCAGCGAGCCAGAAGGAAAACACTGTGAGACAAcaggagaagaagaaagcagcAGCACGGGTTAACAGGGTGAAAGCTCAGAGGCCTAAGGAATGCTTAAAGCACATCGTCGTTGGGCTGGATCCAG TGCTTTTGCAGACGGAAGGTGGAGGCCAGCTGCTCGAGGCACTGCAGGCCATGGAGTGCCGCTGTGTGATCGAGGCACAGGCCATGCCCCGGAGCATCACCTGGAGGAGAAGGGCCGAGCCAGCTGAGGTA GATGGAGAGGAAGACTGGGTGGAGGAACCCGTGGTCCTGGCACTGCTCCCGGCAGAGGCATTCGTATCCATGGTCTACAACTTCAAGCAG GGAAGTCTGGGTGACgctgagaaggggaaggaaactCTGCGGAGCTTTGTCACTGACGCCACAGCAAGGACAGCTGGGAAAGCTCTGTCACTGGTGATTGTGGATCAGAAGAAGTGCTTCAG TTCCAGTGTTCCAAATCCTCCCAGAAGAAGGAAGCAGGGAGCGGCAAATAGAGAACAGgccaaggagaagcagcagggacaGCCAGAGGCCAATGCAGGGCGCACCGTGTCCAGAGTAGATGTGGAAGAG GCATTGGTGGATCTACAGCTGTACACACAAGCCCAGGCCCGAATTGTGCAGAGCTGGAAAGAGCTGGCCGACTTCGCATGCGCGTTTACAAAGGCGGTGGCCGAAGCGCCTTTCAA GAAGTTTCGAGATCAAACtagtttttccttctgcctggagaGTGACTGGGCTGGAGGGGCAAAGGTAGACCGTGCCGGCAGGGGGCTCGCGCAGGTCTGGAGGAGGCAGATTCAGCAGCTGAACCGAGTCAGCCTGGAAATGGCCAGTGCCATTGTGGACACCTATCCATCCCCCCAGCTTCTAGTCCAG GCTTATAGACGGTGTCTTTTGGAGCAAGAACGCCAGAATCTGCTTGCAGATATACAGGTGCGCCGTGGGGAAGGCGTGACATCCACCTGCCGCCGCATTGGACCAGAGCTATCCAGGCGGATCTACCTTCAGATGACCACCCTGCAGCCAAATCTCTCTTTAGACACTGCAGACTGA
- the MRPL27 gene encoding 39S ribosomal protein L27, mitochondrial — MFETGSECTANMASAALALRTRAAALLSPPQAASLAVRYASKKTGGSSKNLGGKSPGKRFGLRKMEGHYVHAGNILATQRHFRWHPGAHVGLGKKKHLYALEEGVVRYTKEVYVPSPSNTEAVELVTRLPKGAVLYKTFVHVVPVKPEGTFKLVAML, encoded by the exons ATGTTCGAAACCGGAAGCGAGTGCACGGCAAACATGGCGTCGGCGGCGCTGGCGCTGAGGACGCGGGCGGCTG CCCTGCTGAGCCCCCCTCAGGCTGCGTCTCTTGCCGTCAGATATGCATCCAAGAAGACAGGTGGCAGCTCCAAAAACCTGGGTGGAAAGTCACCAGGCAAACGCTTTGGCCTCAGGAAAATGGAGG GTCACTACGTTCATGCTGGCAACATCCTTGCAACTCAGCGCCACTTCCGTTGGCACCCAGGCGCCCAT GTGGGCCTTGGGAAGAAGAAGCACCTGTATGCCCTGGAGGAGGGAGTGGTCCGCTACACTAAGGAGGTCTACGTGCCCAGTCCCAGCAACACGGAGGCTGTGGAGTTGGTTACCAGGCTGCCCAAGGGTGCTGTGCTCTATAAGACTTTTGTCCACGTGGTTCCTGTGAAGCCTGAGGGCACCTTCAAACTGGTAGCTATGCTTTGA
- the XYLT2 gene encoding xylosyltransferase 2, which translates to MVASARVQKLVRRYKLAIATALAILLLQGLVVWSFSGLEEDEPGEKGRQRKPRPLDPGEGSKDTDSSAGRRGSTGRRHGRWRGRAESPGMPVAKVVRAVTSRHRASRRVPPAPPPEAPGRQNLSGAAAGEALVGAAGFPPHGDTGSVEGAPQPTDNGFTPKCEIVGKDALSALARASSKQCQQEIANVVCLHQAGNLMPKAVPRHCQLAGKMNPGIQWDEVRAQQPVDGPPVRIAYMLVVHGRAIRQLKRLLKAVYHEQHFFYIHVDKRSNYLHREVVELARQYDNVRVTPWRMVTIWGGASLLRMYLRSMQDLLEVPGWAWDFFINLSATDYPTRTNEELVAFLSKNRDKNFLKSHGRDNSRFIKKQGLDRLFHECDSHMWRLGERQIPAGIVVDGGSDWFVLTRSFVEYVVYTDDPLVAQLRQFYTYTLLPAESFFHTVLENSPACESLVDNNLRVTNWNRRLGCKCQYKHIVDWCGCSPNDFKPQDFLRLQQVSRPTFFARKFESTVNQEVLEILDFHLYGSYPPGTPALKAYWENTYDAADGPGGLSDVMLTAYTAFARLSLRHAATAIPPLATPLCRFEPRGLPSSVHLYFYDDHFQGYLVTQAVQPSAQGPAETLEMWLMPQGSLKLLGRSDQASRLQSLEVGTEWDPKERLFRNFGGLLGPLDEPVAMQRWARGPNLTATVVWIDPTYVVATSYDIAVDADTEVTQYKPPLSRPLRPGAWTVRLLQFWEPLGETRFLVLPLTFNRKLPLRKDDASWLHAGPPHNEYMEQSFQGLSGILNLPQPEPAEEAARRHAELTGPALEAWTDGELSGFWSVAGLCAMGPSACPSLELCRLTSWSSVFPDPKSELGPVKADGRLR; encoded by the exons aaaggaaggcagaggaagccaCGGCCCCTGGACCCCGGCGAGGGCTCCAAGGACACGGACAGCTCAGCCGGGCGGCGTGGCAGCACAGGCAGAAGGCATGGGCGCTGGCGGGGCCGTGCTGAGAGCCCGGGCATGCCCGTGGCCAAGGTGGTCCGGGCTGTCACCAGCCGGCACAGGGCCAGCCGCCGGGTCCcaccggccccgcccccggaggccCCTGGCCGCCAGAACCTGAGCGGGGCGGCAGCCGGGGAGGCGCTGGTCGGGGCGGCTGGCTTTCCACCACATGGAGACACGGGGAGTGTGGAGGGCGCCCCTCAGCCCACGGACAATGGCTTCACCCCCAAGTGTGAGATCGTGGGCAAGGACGCGCTGTCCGCACTGGCCCGGGCCAGCTCCAAGCAGTGCCAGCAGGAGATCGCCAACGTGGTGTGCCTGCACCAGGCCGGGAACCTCATGCCCAAGGCTGTGCCCAGGCACTGCCAGCTGGCTG GGAAGATGAACCCCGGCATCCAGTGGGACGAGGTCCGGGCCCAGCAGCCCGTGGACGGCCCCCCAGTACGAATCGCCTACATGCTGGTGGTTCATGGCCGTGCCATCCGCCAGCTAAAGCGTCTCCTCAAGGCTGTCTACCATGAGCAGCATTTCTTTTATATCCATGTAGACAAG CGCTCCAACTACCTGCACCGCGAGGTGGTGGAGCTGGCCCGGCAATATGATAATGTGCGGGTGACACCCTGGCGCATGGTCACCATCTGGGGCGGGGCCAGCCTGCTGCGGATGTATCTGCGGAGCATGCAGGACCTgctggaggtgcctggctgggcCTGGGACTTCTTCATCAATCTTAGTGCCACCGACTACCCAACCAG GACCAACGAGGAGCTGGTGGCTTTCCTGTCTAAGAACCGAGACAAGAACTTCCTCAAGTCACATGGCCGGGACAACTCCAG GTTCATCAAGAAACAGGGTCTGGACCGGCTCTTCCATGAGTGTGACTCACACATGTGGCGCCTGGGTGAGCGGCAGATCCCAGCAGGCATCGTGGTGGACGGCGGCTCCGACTGGTTCGTGCTGACACGCAGCTTTGTGGAGTATGTGGTATACACAGACGACCCGCTCGTGGCTCAGCTGCGCCAGTTCTACACATACACGCTGCTCCCCGCTGAG TCCTTCTTCCACACGGTGCTGGAGAACAGCCCAGCCTGCGAGAGCCTGGTGGACAACAACCTGCGCGTCACCAACTGGAACCGCAGGCTAGGCTGCAAGTGCCAGTACAAGCACATTGTGGACTGGTGTGGCTGTTCGCCCAACGACTTCAAGCCGCAGGACTTCCTCCGGCTGCAG CAAGTCTCCAGACCCACCTTCTTCGCCCGGAAGTTTGAGTCGACTGTGAACCAGGAGGTACTGGAAATCCTGGACTTCCACCTGTATGGCAGCTACCCGCCGGGCACGCCAGCCCTCAAGGCCTACTGGGAGAACACCTATGACGCGGCCGATGGCCCTGGTGGGCTCAGTGACGTCATGCTCACCGCTTACACCGCCTTCGCCCGCCTCAGCCTGCGCCATGCTGCCACCGCTATACCCCCACTGGCCACCCCACTCTGCAG GTTTGAGCCCAGGGGCTTGCCGTCCAGCGTGCACCTGTATTTCTATGACGACCATTTCCAGGGCTACCTGGTGACGCAGGCGGTGCAGCCCTCAGCCCAGGGGCCGGCAGAGACGCTTGAGATGTGGCTGATGCCCCAGGGGTCGCTGAAGCTGTTGGGGCGCAGTGACCAGGCCAGCCGGCTCCAGAGTTTGGAG GTTGGCACTGAGTGGGACCCCAAAGAGCGTCTCTTCCGGAACTTTGGGGGTTTGCTGGGGCCACTGGATGAGCCTGTAGCCATGCAGCGCTGGGCCCGGGGCCCCAACCTCACAGCTACTGTGGTGTGGATCGACCCCACATACGTGGTAGCCACGTCTTATGACATTGCGGTAGACGCGGACACCGAGGTCACGCAGTACAAGCCCCCACTGAGCCGGCCCCTGCGGCCCGGGGCCTGGACTGTCCGACTGCTTCAATTCTGGGAACCCCTGGGTGAGACCCGCTTCCTCGTGCTGCCGTTGACCTTCAACCGCAAACTACCTCTCAGGAAAG ATGATGCCAGCTGGCTGCACGCCGGGCCACCCCACAACGAGTACATGGAGCAGAGTTTCCAGGGCCTCAGTGGCATCCTGAACCTGCCTCAGCCAGAGCCCGCAGAGGAGGCCGCCCGCCGGCATGCAGAGCTCACAGGCCCGGCACTTGAGGCCTGGACAGATGGGGAGCTGAGTGGCTTCTGGTCTGTGGCCGGACTGTGTGCCATGGGCCCCTCCGCCTGCCCCTCCCTGGAGCTCTGCAGACTGACCAGCTGGAGCTCTGTGTTCCCCGACCCCAAATCAGAGCTGGGGCCTGTCAAAGCAGACGGGCGACTCAGGTAG
- the EME1 gene encoding crossover junction endonuclease EME1 isoform X3: MALKRSSLSLDSSESDSEELPTFAFLRKEPSSTKRRQPQREEKIVVVDTSDSEASCPPSPRLKDAPPTPDTAEPVTQTEPVRVLSSGSEDEEEILPLAQRLMLLLQTEGGGQLLEALQAMECRCVIEAQAMPRSITWRRRAEPAEVDGEEDWVEEPVVLALLPAEAFVSMVYNFKQGSLGDAEKGKETLRSFVTDATARTAGKALSLVIVDQKKCFSSSVPNPPRRRKQGAANREQAKEKQQGQPEANAGRTVSRVDVEEALVDLQLYTQAQARIVQSWKELADFACAFTKAVAEAPFKKFRDQTSFSFCLESDWAGGAKVDRAGRGLAQVWRRQIQQLNRVSLEMASAIVDTYPSPQLLVQAYRRCLLEQERQNLLADIQVRRGEGVTSTCRRIGPELSRRIYLQMTTLQPNLSLDTAD; encoded by the exons ATGGCTCTAAAGAGGTCCTCACTCTCACTGGATTCTAGTGAGAGTGACTCTGAAGAGTTGCCAACATTTGCCTTCCTGAGAAAGGAACCCTCTTCAACAAAGAGGAGACagccacagagggaggagaagattGTTGTGGTTGACACCTCAGATTCTGAGGCCTCCTGTCCTCCATCACCACGGTTGAAAGATGCACCACCCACCCCAGACACAGCTGAACCTGTCACACAGACAGAGCCTGTCAGGGTGCTAAGCAGTGGAAGTGAGGATGAAGAAGAAATCCTTCCCCTGGCTCAGAGGCTTATGT TGCTTTTGCAGACGGAAGGTGGAGGCCAGCTGCTCGAGGCACTGCAGGCCATGGAGTGCCGCTGTGTGATCGAGGCACAGGCCATGCCCCGGAGCATCACCTGGAGGAGAAGGGCCGAGCCAGCTGAGGTA GATGGAGAGGAAGACTGGGTGGAGGAACCCGTGGTCCTGGCACTGCTCCCGGCAGAGGCATTCGTATCCATGGTCTACAACTTCAAGCAG GGAAGTCTGGGTGACgctgagaaggggaaggaaactCTGCGGAGCTTTGTCACTGACGCCACAGCAAGGACAGCTGGGAAAGCTCTGTCACTGGTGATTGTGGATCAGAAGAAGTGCTTCAG TTCCAGTGTTCCAAATCCTCCCAGAAGAAGGAAGCAGGGAGCGGCAAATAGAGAACAGgccaaggagaagcagcagggacaGCCAGAGGCCAATGCAGGGCGCACCGTGTCCAGAGTAGATGTGGAAGAG GCATTGGTGGATCTACAGCTGTACACACAAGCCCAGGCCCGAATTGTGCAGAGCTGGAAAGAGCTGGCCGACTTCGCATGCGCGTTTACAAAGGCGGTGGCCGAAGCGCCTTTCAA GAAGTTTCGAGATCAAACtagtttttccttctgcctggagaGTGACTGGGCTGGAGGGGCAAAGGTAGACCGTGCCGGCAGGGGGCTCGCGCAGGTCTGGAGGAGGCAGATTCAGCAGCTGAACCGAGTCAGCCTGGAAATGGCCAGTGCCATTGTGGACACCTATCCATCCCCCCAGCTTCTAGTCCAG GCTTATAGACGGTGTCTTTTGGAGCAAGAACGCCAGAATCTGCTTGCAGATATACAGGTGCGCCGTGGGGAAGGCGTGACATCCACCTGCCGCCGCATTGGACCAGAGCTATCCAGGCGGATCTACCTTCAGATGACCACCCTGCAGCCAAATCTCTCTTTAGACACTGCAGACTGA